Proteins from one Gossypium raimondii isolate GPD5lz chromosome 8, ASM2569854v1, whole genome shotgun sequence genomic window:
- the LOC105792566 gene encoding probable nucleolar protein 5-2, whose product MLVLFETPAGFALFKVLDEGKLNKVEDLSKEFLAADSARKVVSLKAFSKFENTAEALEAATKLLESTPSKGLRKFLRAHCDGETLGVADSKLGNAIKEKLKIDCIHNTSVMELLRGVRTQLTELISGLGAQDLAPMSLGLSHSLSRYKLKFSADKVDTMIVQAIGLLDDLDKELNTYAMRIREWYGWHFPELTRIVQDNIHYAKTVKLMGDRANAAKLDFSEILPEEVETELKEAAVISMGTEVNDLDLMNIKELCDQVLSLSEYRAQLYDYLKSRMNTVAPNLTALVGELVGARLIAHGGSLLNLAKQPGSTVQILGAEKALFRALKTKHSTPKYGLIYHASLVGQAAPKHKGKISRSLAAKAALAIRCDALGDDQDNSMGLENRAKLEARLRALEGKELGRSAGSAKGKPKIEVYDKDRKKGAGLITPAKSYNPAADSVLGQTTNSGALDEQDTAPRKKKKVEVEPQEEEAAEVAAIEDKKEKKKKKKKADQEASLPISGNELQNEEPVPKEKEKKKKKKRQAKDSGENVEGEKEEKKKKRKHVEEEEPEVQTKKEKKKKKKSGD is encoded by the exons ATGCTTGTATTGTTCGAGACTCCGGCGGGCTTTGCCCTTTTCAAAGTATTGGATGAAGGGAAGCTAAATAAAGTTGAG GACTTGTCAAAGGAATTCTTGGCTGCTGACTCAGCAAGAAAG GTTGTGTCGTTGAAAGCCTTTTCCAAGTTCGAAAACACTGCAGAGGCTTTGGAAGCTGCGACGAAATTACTTGAAAGCACACCAAGCAAGGGTCTGCGCAAATTCTTGCGTGCTCATTGTGATGGTGAAACATTAGGAGTGGCTGATTCAAAGCTTGGAAATGCAATTAAGGAAAAACTG AAAATTGATTGCATTCACAATACCTCTGTCATGGAATTGCTGAGAGGCGTAAGAACTCAGTTGACAGAACTCATATCTGGCCTAGGTGCACAAGATCTGGCTCCCATGAGTTTGGGTTTGTCCCATAGCTTGTCTCGTTACAAGCTGAAGTTCAGTGCGGATAAG GTGGATACGATGATTGTTCAAGCCATTGGTTTGCTTGATGATCTTGATAAAGAGCTCAACACATATGCGATGAGGATTCGTGAATGGTATGGTTGGCATTTTCCGGAGCTTACTAGGATTGTGCAGGACAATATCCATTATGCCAAGACAGTGAAGCTAATGGGTGACCGAGCTAATGCTGCTAAGCTTGATTTCTCAGAG ATATTACCGGAAGAAGTTGAGACAGAATTGAAGGAGGCAGCAGTGATATCCATGGGAACCGAAGTTAATGACCTTGATCTTATGAATATCAAAGAACTATGTGATCAGGTTCTGTCACTTTCTGAATACAGGGCTCAACTGTATGATTATCTAAAGAGCCGGATGAACACTGTTGCACCGAACTTGACCGCTCTTGTTGGTGAACTTGTTGGTGCTCGCCTCATCGCTCATGGTGGCAGCTTGTTGAATCTTGCAAAGCAGCCTGGAAGTACCGTTCAGATTCTTGGTGCTGAAAAGGCTCTCTTCCGAGCTCTTAAGACAAAGCATTCAACTCCCAAATACGGGCTTATCTACCATGCATCCTTGGTTGGTCAGGCAGCACCAAAGCACAAGGGGAAGATTTCAAGGTCACTTGCTGCAAAGGCTGCATTGGCAATCCGATGCGATGCTCTTGGAGATGACCAAGATAACTCTATGGGACTTGAGAACCGAGCCAAG CTCGAAGCAAGATTAAGGGCTCTTGAAGGCAAAGAATTGGGAAGATCTGCTGGGTCAGCTAAAGGCAAGCCTAAAATTGAAGTCTATGACAAGGATCGAAAGAAGGGGGCCGGGTTGATAACTCCTGCCAAG AGTTACAATCCTGCAGCAGATTCAGTTCTCGGGCAAACAACAAACTCGGGTGCTCTTGATGAGCAAGACACAGCCccaaggaagaagaaaaaggtcGAGGTCGAACCTCAGGAGGAGGAAGCAGCAGAAGTGGCTGCTATTGAAgataaaaaagagaagaagaagaaaaagaagaaagctgATCAGGAAGCAAGTTTGCCAATTAGTGGAAACGAACTGCAAAACGAAGAGCCTGTGccgaaggaaaaggaaaagaagaaaaagaagaaacgTCAAGCCAAGGACAGTGGGGAGAATGTTGAAGGAGAGaaggaggagaagaagaagaagagaaaacatGTAGAAGAAGAAGAGCCTGAAGTGCAGAccaagaaagagaaaaaaaagaagaagaaaagtggTGATtga
- the LOC105792563 gene encoding probable serine/threonine-protein kinase At1g54610 isoform X1 produces the protein MGCVLGREVSSGIVSESRESKNGSFEYDRRADNVTVPNTDANVVEVENEGTQEEEKADGKTKQRGERRKSKPNPRLSNLPKHLRGEQVAAGWPSWLSDACGEALNGWIPRRADTFEKIDKIGSGTYSNVYKAKDMVTNNIVALKKVRFDNLEPESVKFMAREILILRRLDHPNVVKLEGLVTSRMSCSLYLVFQYMEHDLAGLVASPIVKFTEPQVKCYIHQLLSGLEHCHNRGVLHRDIKGSNLLIDDEGLLKIADFGLATFFDPNRKHLMTSRVVTLWYRAPELLLGATDYGVGVDLWSAGCILAELFAGRPVMPGRTEVEQLHKIYKLCGSPSDEYWKKYKLPNATIFKPREPYKRCIKETFKDFPPSSLFLIDTLLAIDPAERLTATAALRSEFFTTEPYACEPSSLPKYPPSKEIDAKRRDDEARRLRAAGKAQGDGTRKTRTRNRARAVPAPEANAELQSNLDQRRRLISHANAKSKSEKFPPPHQDAAVGIPLGASHRIDPALVPPDIAFSSTSFPYPKEPFQTRSGPLVESSKTGAPSRKKHVVGGSSHERSKPPARSQNDDGDNTRVKGKKSIL, from the exons ATGGGGTGTGTTTTGGGAAGAGAGGTATCTTCAGGGATTGTTTCGGAATCCAGAGAGAGTAAAAATGGTAGCTTTGAATACGATAGGAGAGCAGATAATGTTACAGTTCCAAACACTGATGCTAATGTTGTAGAGGTTGAAAATGAGGGTACCCAGGAGGAGGAAAAAGCTGATggtaaaacaaaacaaagggGGGAAAGGAGAAAATCAAAGCCAAATCCAAGGCTTAGTAACCTTCCAAAGCATTTGCGTGGAGAGCAAGTGGCTGCTGGATGGCCTTCGTGGCTTTCCGATGCCTGTGGGGAGGCGCTTAATGGATGGATTCCTCGAAGGGCTGACACAtttgagaaaattgataag ATTGGCTCAGGAACATATAGCAATGTGTATAAAGCTAAAGATATGGTGACAAATAATATAGTTGCACTAAAGAAGGTCCGGTTTGATAATCTGGAACCCGAGAGTGTGAAATTCATGGCTAGAGAGATTCTCATATTGCGGAGGTTGGATCATCCCAATGTTGTAAAATTGGAAGGTTTAGTTACTTCGAGGATGTCATGTAGTTTGTACTTGGTATTTCAATACATGGAGCATGATTTGGCTGGGCTTGTGGCAAGCCCGATAGTAAAGTTTACGGAGCCACAG GTTAAATGTTATATACATCAACTACTCTCTGGCCTTGAGCACTGTCACAACCGGGGAGTGCTTCACCGTGATATTAAGGGGTCGAATCTTCTTATTGATGATGAAGGTCTACTTAAGATTGCCGATTTCGGACTGGCTACATTCTTTGATCCTAACCGCAAGCATCTAATGACTAGTCGGGTGGTTACTTTGTGGTATCGTGCCCCTGAGCTTCTTCTTGGGGCTACAGATTATGGTGTTGGTGTGGACCTCTGGAGTGCGGGATGCATTTTAGCTGAGCTCTTTGCTGGGAGGCCCGTTATGCCAGGTCGAACCGAG GTAGaacaattacataaaatttacaagttaTGTGGTTCACCATCAGACGAATACTGGAAGAAGTATAAGTTGCCGAATGCAACCATATTTAAACCTCGAGAGCCTTATAAACGATGCATAAAGGAGACATTCAAAGATTTCCCACCATCATCACTATTCCTTATCGATACTTTGCTCGCAATTGATCCTGCAGAACGTTTGACTGCCACTGCTGCATTAAGAAGTGAA TTCTTCACAACAGAACCTTATGCTTGCGAACCTTCTAGCCTTCCGAAATATCCACCCAGTAAAGAGATAGATGCAAAACGAAGAGATGATGAAGCTCGGAG ACTCAGAGCTGCTGGTAAAGCCCAGGGTGATGGTACGAGGAAGACAAGGACACGCAATCGAGCAAGGGCAGTTCCTGCTCCAGAAGCCAATGCCGAGCTTCAGTCTAATCTTGAT CAGAGAAGGCGCTTAATATCACACGCCAATGCAAAAAGCAAAAGCGAAAAGTTCCCCCCTCCACACCAGGATGCAGCAGTTGGCATTCCATTAGGAGCATCGCATCGCATTGATCCTGCACTTGTTCCTCCCGATATCGCCTTCAGCTCTACATCATTCCCTTATCCGAAAGAACCATTTCAAACTCGGTCAGGTCCATTAGTTGAGTCTTCCAAAACAGGTGCTCCAAGTCGAAAGAAGCATGTTGTAGGCGGCAGTTCACACGAACGATCTAAGCCTCCAGCAAGATCCCAAAACGACGATGGTGACAACACTAGGgttaaaggaaagaaaagcaTACTTTAA
- the LOC105792568 gene encoding uncharacterized protein LOC105792568 isoform X3: MHRVGSAANNGNSNRPRKEKRLTYVLSDANDTKSSASDGCNYLFTGSRDGTLKRWALGEDAATCSATFESHVDWVNDTVIAGGSTLVSCSSDTTLKTWNCLSDGTCTRTLRQHSDYVTCLAAAEKNTNWVASGGLGGEVFIWDIEAAVTPLSKSSDVMEDDCSIGINGSANPLTISSLRTVSSNNSINASTKQCHIYVPITAKGHKESVYALAMNDSGTLLVSGGTEKVLRVWDPRTGSKTMKLRGHIDNTRALLLDSTGRYCLSGSSDSMIRLWDLGQQRCVHSYAVHTDSVWALASTPTFGHVYSGGRDLSLYLTDLTTRESILLCKKEHPILQLALDDDSIWVATTDSSVHRWPAEGQNPQKVFQRGGSFLAGNLSFSRARVSLEGTAPAPVYKEPIFTIPGTPAIVQHEILNNRRDVLTKDTAGSVKLWDIIKGIVIEDYGQVAFDEKKEQLFEMVSIPSWFTVDARLGSLSVHLDTPQCFSAEMYSADLNITGKSEDDKVNLGRETLKGLLAHWMTKRRQRLGLLTPANGNVLSRKDTTPRSLAHSRIEVDGNALNDSTVYPPFELSTVSPPSIITEGSQGGPWRKKITELDGIEDEKDFPWWVLDCVLNNQLPSRENTKCSFYLHPCEGSAVQILTQGKLSAPRILRIQKVINYVKEKMVLDKPIDNLNTIGTFAPGIGGQLQHSAVGDGSFQSGLKPRQKLRPSVEILCNNQVLSPDMSLATVRAYIWKKPEDLVLNYRVIQGR; encoded by the exons GTAAACGATACTGTAATAGCTGGTGGCAGTACACTTGTTTCCTGCTCTTCAGACACCACACTGAAG ACATGGAATTGCTTGTCTGATGGAACTTGTACCAGGACTCTCCGCCAACACTCTGACTATGTTACATGTTTAGCTGCAGctgaaaaaaat ACCAATTGGGTTGCTTCTGGTGGTCTTGGTGGGGAGGTTTTCATATGGGATATTGAAGCTGCGGTTACTCCACTTTCAAAGTCAAGTGATGTAATGGAAGATGATTGTTCCATTGGTATCAATGGTTCTGCTAATCCATTAACAATATCAAGTTTGCGAACAGTTAGCtcaaataacagcattaatgcAAGCACAAAGCAGTGTCATATATATGTCCCCATCACTGCCAAAGGCCACAAAGAGTCGGTCTATGCATTGGCAATGAATGATAGTGGAACCCTTCTTGTGTCTGGTGGAACTGAGAAG GTTTTGCGAGTTTGGGATCCAAGAACTGGTTCAAAGACTATGAAGCTAAGAGGGCATATAGATAACACCAGGGCTCTCCTTCTGGATTCTACTGGCAG aTATTGTTTATCTGGGTCCTCTGATTCTATGATCAG GCTATGGGATCTTGGTCAGCAACGTTGCGTGCACTCTTATGCGGTGCATACAGATTCTGTTTGGGCACTTGCAAGCACCCCAACATTTGGTCATGTTTACAGTGGTGGTAGAGATCTTTCT TTATATTTGACAGACTTGACAACAAGAGAAAGTATATTGCTTTGCAAAAAGGAACACCCAATTTTGCAGTTGGCATTGGATGATGATAGTATTTGGGTTGCAACAACAGATTCTTCAGTTCATAGATGGCCTGCTGAAGGACAAAATCCTCAGAAGGTCTTTCAAAGAGGTGGTTCATTCTTGGCTGGGAACTTGTCTTTCTCGAGGGCAAGAGTTTCTTTAGAAGGGACAGCCCCA GCTCCTGTTTATAAAGAGCCAATCTTTACTATTCCTGGAACTCCAGCAATAGTTCagcatgaaattttaaataacagaAGGGATGTATTGACTAAG GATACTGCTGGTTCAGTAAAGCTCTGGGATATAATCAAGGGTATTGTGATCGAGGACTATGGACAG GTCGCATTTGATGAGAAAAAGGAGCAGTTGTTTGAGATG GTAAGCATCCCTTCATGGTTCACTGTGGATGCCCGACTTGGAAGCTTGTCTGTTCATTTGGACACACCCCAATGTTTTTCTGCAGAGATGTATTCTGCTGATCTGAATATAACTGGCAAGTCTGAGGATGATAAG GTTAATCTAGGCCGGGAAACCCTTAAAGGTCTGTTGGCTCATTGGATGACCAAAAGAAGGCAAAGACTTGGCTTGCTGACTCCAGCTAATGGAAATGTTTTATCAAGAAAAGATACTACTCCAAGAAGTCTTGCTCATTCGAGAATTGAGGTTGATGGAAATGCTCTTAATGACTCCACAGTCTATCCTCCTTTTGAGTTGTCTACAGTTTCCCCTCCTTCAATTATCACTGAAGGTTCTCAAGGAGGTCCTTGGAGAAAGAAAATTACTGAATTGGATGGTATTGAGGATGAGAAGGACTTCCCATGGTGGGTTTTGGATTGTGTATTGAATAATCAGCTCCCATCACGAGAGAACACCAA gTGCAGCTTCTACCTTCATCCATGTGAAGGTTCAGCTGTTCAGATCCTCACACAGGGGAAGTTGAGTGCACCGCGTATATTGAGAATACAAAAG GTTATTAATTATGTCAAAGAAAAGATGGTGCTTGACAAAccaattgataatttaaatactattgGAACATTTGCTCCTGGAATTGGAGGACAATTGCAGCATTCGGCAGTTGGAGATGGATCTTTTCAGTCTGGATTGAAGCCAAGGCAAAAGCTTCGGCCTTCTGTTGagattttatgcaataatcag GTATTATCTCCTGATATGAGCTTAGCTACTGTGCGGGCTTACATATGGAAGAAACCCGAGGATTTGGTACTTAATTATAGAGTTATTCAAGGCAGGTGA
- the LOC105792567 gene encoding phytyl ester synthase 1, chloroplastic yields the protein MACVVTCPVWHCFGINKKPRFRVRAERLDGNDLSVVSTDGVSVKETTVPVVVGRGYLVDGGNGSLKSRIEKKMGGEELELLWDDGYGTNTVKDYVDATKDMIKPDGGPPRWFCPVECGRPIKDSPLLLFLPGLDGVGMGLILHHKPLGKVFEVQCLHIPVHDRTPFEGLVTLVEETVRLEHASRLNCPIYLVGDSLGGCLALAVAARNPSIDLVMILVNPATSLGRSRLQPFLPILEAFPDGLHVRTIPFLLSLVIGEPLKMAEVGVEGRLLPKQKFERISSNLTALLPFYSGLADILPTETLIWKLKLIKSASAYTNSRLHAVKAEVLVLASDKDHLFPSGEEALRLKKLLPNCMIRIFKDNGHTLLMEDSMNLLTVIKGTCKYRRSKSHDFTKDFLPPSMSEYRYTFNNVFGFLNFASCSSLFSTMENGKIVKGLAGVPDEGPVLLVGNHMLMGMDLSSLCEAFLREKKILVRGVAHPELFWGNFHTSSNVFNFFDLMKVMGAMPVSPKSLLKALSTNSHVLLYPGGAREALHRKGEAYKLFWPNQPEFVRFAAQFGATIVPFGAVGEDDMAKVVFDYYDYMKIPMLNDRIKEVIRSGGVQIRDKAKGEVASQEIFIPGMIPKIPGRFYYLFGKPIKLKGREDLVENRESANEVYLQAKAEVERCIGYLLKKREEDPFRSIINRLIYRTFHAPLHQVPSFKP from the exons ATGGCATGTGTTGTTACTTGCCCGGTATGGCATTGTTTTGGGATAAATAAGAAGCCTCGTTTTAGAGTGAGAGCTGAGAGATTAGATGGTAACGATTTGTCAGTAGTGTCAACTGATGGGGTCTCCGTCAAGGAAACAACAGTTCCTGTAGTAGTGGGAAGAGGGTATTTGGTTGATGGTGGGAATGGGAGTTTAAAGTCtagaattgagaaaaaaatgggTGGTGAAGAGTTGGAACTATTGTGGGATGATGGTTATGGAACTAATACTGTGAAAGATTATGTGGATGCTACAAAGGACATGATCAAACCTGATGGTGGACCACCAAGGTGGTTTTGCCCTGTTGAATGTGGCCGTCCTATTAAAGATTCTCCTCTTCTTCTGTTTTTACCTG GGCTTGATGGTGTTGGGATGGGCCTCATTTTGCACCATAAACCTCTTGGAAA GGTTTTTGAGGTTCAATGCCTTCATATTCCAGTCCATGATCGAACACCATTTGAAG GACTGGTGACACTAGTTGAAGAAACTGTTAGACTTGAGCATGCTTCACGTCTGAATTGTCCAATCTATTTAGTGGGAGATTCCCTTGGAGGATGCTTAGCCCTTGCTGTTGCTGCTCGTAATCCCAGTATTGACTTGGTGATGATATTAGTAAATCCAG cTACATCACTAGGCAGGTCTCGACTGCAACCATTTCTCCCTATACTGGAAGCTTTCCCTGATGGACTACACGTTAGAACTATCCCCTTTCTTTTGAGCCTTGTGATTG GTGAACCATTGAAAATGGCAGAAGTAGGTGTTGAAGGTAGGCTTCTTCCCAAACAGAAATTTGAGCGAATTTCTAGCAACCTCACTGCTTTGCTTCCGTTTTATTCT GGTTTGGCTGATATTTTACCAACGGAGACTCTCATTTGGAAGTTGAAGTTGATTAAATCAGCTTCTGCTTATACTAATTCACGTCTCCATGCTGTTAAAGCTGAAGTACTAGTGCTTGCGAG TGACAAGGATCATCTATTTCCTAGTGGAGAAGAAGCACTTCGTCTTAAGAAATTATTACCAAATTGCATGATTCGTATCTTCAAGGACAATGGCCATACCCTTTTAATG GAAGACAGCATGAATTTATTGACTGTCATTAAAGGTACCTGCAAATACCGGCGCTCCAAAAGTCATGATTTTACCAAAGATTTTCTGCCTCCCAGCATGTCTGAATACAGATATACATTCAATAATGTATTTGG TTTCTTAAATTTTGCTTCATGTTCTTCATTGTTTTCGACCATGGAAAACGGGAAGATAGTCAAAGGACTTGCGGGGGTTCCAGATGAGGGTCCAGTGTTATTAGTAGGTAACCATATGTTAATGGGGATGGACCTTAGCTCTCTGTGTGAAGCATTCTTAAGAGAAAAGAAGATCCTGGTCCGTGGAGTGGCCCACCCAGAGTTGTTTTGGGGAAATTTTCACACATCATccaatgtttttaatttttttgatttaatgaaaGTGATGGGAGCAATGCCTGTCTCACCAAAATCACTTTTGAAAGCTTTATCTACAAATTCCCATGTTCTTCTTTATCCTGGTGGTGCTCGTGAGGCCCTCCATCGTAAG GGCGAAGCATACAAATTATTTTGGCCTAATCAACCAGAATTTGTGAGATTCGCAGCACAATTTGGGGCCACCATTGTACCATTCGGGGCTGTAGGAGAAGATGATATGGCAAAA GTTGTCTTTGATTACTATGACTATATGAAAATCCCTATGCTTAATGATAGAATCAAAGAAGTCATTCGGAGTGGTGGTGTACAAATAAG GGATAAAGCAAAGGGAGAGGTGGCTAGCCAAGAGATATTCATACCGGGAATGATACCGAAAATTCCGGGTCGATTTTACTATCTGTTCGGGAAACCGATAAAGCTGAAAGGAAGGGAAGATTTGGTGGAGAATAGAGAATCTGCAAATGAAGTATATTTGCAGGCAAAAGCTGAAGTTGAACGCTGTATTGGTTACTTGTTAAAGAAGCGAGAAGAAGACCCTTTTAGAAGTATCATTAATAGACTAATCTATAGAACTTTCCATGCTCCTTTACACCAAGTTCCTTCTTTCAAGCCTtga
- the LOC105792563 gene encoding probable serine/threonine-protein kinase At1g54610 isoform X2 → MGCVLGREVSSGIVSESRESKNGSFEYDRRADNVTVPNTDANVVEVENEGTQEEEKADGKTKQRGERRKSKPNPRLSNLPKHLRGEQVAAGWPSWLSDACGEALNGWIPRRADTFEKIDKIGSGTYSNVYKAKDMVTNNIVALKKVRFDNLEPESVKFMAREILILRRLDHPNVVKLEGLVTSRMSCSLYLVFQYMEHDLAGLVASPIVKFTEPQVKCYIHQLLSGLEHCHNRGVLHRDIKGSNLLIDDEGLLKIADFGLATFFDPNRKHLMTSRVVTLWYRAPELLLGATDYGVGVDLWSAGCILAELFAGRPVMPGRTEVEQLHKIYKLCGSPSDEYWKKYKLPNATIFKPREPYKRCIKETFKDFPPSSLFLIDTLLAIDPAERLTATAALRSEFFTTEPYACEPSSLPKYPPSKEIDAKRRDDEARRLRAAGKAQGDGTRKTRTRNRARAVPAPEANAELQSNLDRRRLISHANAKSKSEKFPPPHQDAAVGIPLGASHRIDPALVPPDIAFSSTSFPYPKEPFQTRSGPLVESSKTGAPSRKKHVVGGSSHERSKPPARSQNDDGDNTRVKGKKSIL, encoded by the exons ATGGGGTGTGTTTTGGGAAGAGAGGTATCTTCAGGGATTGTTTCGGAATCCAGAGAGAGTAAAAATGGTAGCTTTGAATACGATAGGAGAGCAGATAATGTTACAGTTCCAAACACTGATGCTAATGTTGTAGAGGTTGAAAATGAGGGTACCCAGGAGGAGGAAAAAGCTGATggtaaaacaaaacaaagggGGGAAAGGAGAAAATCAAAGCCAAATCCAAGGCTTAGTAACCTTCCAAAGCATTTGCGTGGAGAGCAAGTGGCTGCTGGATGGCCTTCGTGGCTTTCCGATGCCTGTGGGGAGGCGCTTAATGGATGGATTCCTCGAAGGGCTGACACAtttgagaaaattgataag ATTGGCTCAGGAACATATAGCAATGTGTATAAAGCTAAAGATATGGTGACAAATAATATAGTTGCACTAAAGAAGGTCCGGTTTGATAATCTGGAACCCGAGAGTGTGAAATTCATGGCTAGAGAGATTCTCATATTGCGGAGGTTGGATCATCCCAATGTTGTAAAATTGGAAGGTTTAGTTACTTCGAGGATGTCATGTAGTTTGTACTTGGTATTTCAATACATGGAGCATGATTTGGCTGGGCTTGTGGCAAGCCCGATAGTAAAGTTTACGGAGCCACAG GTTAAATGTTATATACATCAACTACTCTCTGGCCTTGAGCACTGTCACAACCGGGGAGTGCTTCACCGTGATATTAAGGGGTCGAATCTTCTTATTGATGATGAAGGTCTACTTAAGATTGCCGATTTCGGACTGGCTACATTCTTTGATCCTAACCGCAAGCATCTAATGACTAGTCGGGTGGTTACTTTGTGGTATCGTGCCCCTGAGCTTCTTCTTGGGGCTACAGATTATGGTGTTGGTGTGGACCTCTGGAGTGCGGGATGCATTTTAGCTGAGCTCTTTGCTGGGAGGCCCGTTATGCCAGGTCGAACCGAG GTAGaacaattacataaaatttacaagttaTGTGGTTCACCATCAGACGAATACTGGAAGAAGTATAAGTTGCCGAATGCAACCATATTTAAACCTCGAGAGCCTTATAAACGATGCATAAAGGAGACATTCAAAGATTTCCCACCATCATCACTATTCCTTATCGATACTTTGCTCGCAATTGATCCTGCAGAACGTTTGACTGCCACTGCTGCATTAAGAAGTGAA TTCTTCACAACAGAACCTTATGCTTGCGAACCTTCTAGCCTTCCGAAATATCCACCCAGTAAAGAGATAGATGCAAAACGAAGAGATGATGAAGCTCGGAG ACTCAGAGCTGCTGGTAAAGCCCAGGGTGATGGTACGAGGAAGACAAGGACACGCAATCGAGCAAGGGCAGTTCCTGCTCCAGAAGCCAATGCCGAGCTTCAGTCTAATCTTGAT AGAAGGCGCTTAATATCACACGCCAATGCAAAAAGCAAAAGCGAAAAGTTCCCCCCTCCACACCAGGATGCAGCAGTTGGCATTCCATTAGGAGCATCGCATCGCATTGATCCTGCACTTGTTCCTCCCGATATCGCCTTCAGCTCTACATCATTCCCTTATCCGAAAGAACCATTTCAAACTCGGTCAGGTCCATTAGTTGAGTCTTCCAAAACAGGTGCTCCAAGTCGAAAGAAGCATGTTGTAGGCGGCAGTTCACACGAACGATCTAAGCCTCCAGCAAGATCCCAAAACGACGATGGTGACAACACTAGGgttaaaggaaagaaaagcaTACTTTAA